From the genome of Ascaphus truei isolate aAscTru1 chromosome 15, aAscTru1.hap1, whole genome shotgun sequence:
AGGGCACCACTGACATCACTCATAACCCCTGAGGGAGTGTGCGTTCCATTACTGTTGGACGATTTGATGTTGAGAGAACTGAGTGCAGAGAGCTGATCCTTTGGAGCTGAATCAAGAAGAACCTCTGCTTGAAAATCCCACCGAGAGTCCCGCCTATCTGTGACGGAGTATCCGGTACCGagtatccggtgacgtcacttccggtttcgaggAGCACGGCGTTTGGAGGAAAGTTGCGGTTACTTCAATTTCTCAGCCCAGGGAGGACAGATTACATCGGTCTATTCGGCCTCACTGCTTGTGTTCTAGAGCCGTCCTGTACCTTTCTAGTTTTACTCTGCCGGACTGGCTCCATCAGTGtctcatcgttccacattttattTTTCAGCTTTGCGTTTGTGAGTCTATGTCTGTTAAGATTttttgttagctgtgttgcactaaattctgtgTTCTTTTCATTTCATGTTCCCCAATATACGGAGGAATCTACATCAATACAACCCTTGATTACAAGTTGTCATCATTGGGACTTGAACTATTTCATCTGGATATCCAGGACTAGCTCCCTATAACAATACAAAGGGGGGAAAtatgtgaatcaaacataaaggATATAAAAACGAAATTTCCAGATGTAGAAGTAGCTTGCCTCAGACTAAGGGGAGAAAGAAGTCGCCAAGAGAACACTAAAAGTATCACTGAAacagacacaggagggggggtggaaagaaaaggtgggagggaaagggagaagggagaggaaaaTGTACGGGGTCAAACATGGATGTCATAAGCACATCCAATAATGCTAATGTAAGCAGTATGGTGTCAAACAGTAAACACTAAGCCCCAAAACAAGCAGCAATGCTGACATCCCAAACCCCCACATTATCCCCCTAGTGGACACATAGCTAGGTGATACTGAAAGACAGTACAAGAGGGTCACAGAAAACACCCTAGCTTGAAGTCCTCATTTAGGCCGCGCGGGGCCATGGTGTTTAGTTAAATAATCATGCGAGTTTCCAATTGTAATATGTTTGCCCCTGTCGCCACCTCGAGGTCAGGCATGTGCCTGGGGTATGGGCATACATCAGTGTTGCCAGACCATGTTTATGCTTTTTAAAATGCCTCGCTACAGGCTGTAGTTTGAAATCCTCACTGTTGTTGGTATCTTGTAACGCCTTCCTGATGTAGGAGCGGTGTAAGTTCATGCGCTCCTTAAGCATGCGGGTTGTCTTACCGATGTAGTGTAAACCACACGGGCACCGGATCTTTTTTACAACAAACTTACTCTCACAGTTCATGTAATCCCTGATTTtgagcgtgcttgggctactgggcgaatgatggtacttccaacacttATGTGGaatgaggtagtagggccaggtttgggaggaagtataagaagctcggtttttgccatgttaagttttagTTGGCGAATGGCCATCCaggatattccagagagacattcagaaactttggtctgtatagcaggtgtaaggtcaggggttgaaaggtaaatttgtgtgtcgtcagcatagaggtgatatttaaacccaaaagatgtgattaggtcacctagagagagtgtaaagagaaaagagaaagggTCCCAGGaccgagccctggggtacccccacagagagattgatagaggatgaggaagtgttagcaaaagagacactgaaagtacgatgggagaggtaagaggagatccaggatagagcttagttccgaataccaagagtatggagaatgtgaaggagaagagggtggtccatggtgacACCTTCATTATTAAGGCCTGCACACTACTCTTACCCTAAAAAAACACACCTTAATCCCTTACCCCCAAacacttaccctaaaaccccctaccctaaaccccttaaattaacccccaacccaaaacagtaataaaacttaccttagaagcagCTGGTGGCGGAGGGTCCGTCTGCAGCCTAATGCCGACGGCAAATTGGTCGCAGCAAAACTATTCTGATTCACAGCTAAGTGAGGCAACAGACCTCTTCAGGGTAATGGGGAATGCACATTTTATTAGAACAAACAGCATGgaaatataaaatattattaagaacaacatttttctttaaataaaactacaataagaatgatacaaataaccTGCATTTAAAAAGTTATAACTTTTAAATCTTTTAAAACGCTCATTTTATGCAACATAAACTAAAGTCCCTTTTCATCGCGATTTAGCATAACACACGTGTGCACTTATATGTGAGCGTCTTAGTCGCTGGTTATCCCAAAacatgcctggctttagagataggtctctcccctgtgtgtcctcttgtgtctcctCAGGCTGGATgaatcactaaatcccttcccacattccccacatacatgcggtctctcccctgtgtgtgtcgtcttgtgtgtgttcaggctggataactgaccaAATGCCTTCCCACATTCaacacatacatacggtctctcccctgtgtgtatcctcttgtgttTCCTCAagctggatgacacactaaattccttcccacattccccacatacatgcggtctctatCCTGtgtgtatcatcttgtgtgtgttcaggctggataactgaccaaatcccttcccacattccccacatacatgcggtctctcccctgtgtgtgtcgtcttgtgtgtgttcaggctggataactgacgaaatgccttcccacattccccacatacatgcggtctctcccctgtgtgtatcatcttgtgtgtgttaaggctggataactgaccaaatcccttcccacattccccacatacatgcggtctctcccctgtgtgtgttctcttgtgctTGTCCAGgtgggataacacactaaatcccttcccactttccccacatacatgcggtctctcccctgtgtgtgtcctcttgtgtgtcttcaagttggataagtcactaaatcccttcccacattccccacatacatgcggtctctcccctgtgtgtgtcctcttgtgtgtcttCAAGTTGGATAagccactaaatcccttcccacattccccacatacatgcggtctctcccctgtgtgtgtcctcttgtgtgtgttaaggctggataactgaccaaatcccttcccacattccccacatacatgcggtctctcccctgtgtgtgttctcttgtgctTGTCCAGgtgggataacacactaaatcccttcccaatttccccacatacatgcggtctctcccctgtgtgtgtcctcttgtgtgtcttcaggtgggataactgactaaatccattcccacattcctcacatacatgcggtctctcccctgtgtgtgtccttttgtgtatattcaggttggataaccgactaaatccattcccacattccccacatacatgcggtctctcccctgtgtgtgtcctcttgtgtctgttaaggctggataactgaccaaatcccttcccacattccccacatacatgcggtctctcccctgtgtgtgtcctcttgtgtgtcttCAGctgggataaccgactaaatccattcccacattcctcacatacatgcggtctctcccctgtgtgtgtcctcttgtgtgtgttcaggttggataagtcactaaatcccttcccacattccccacatacatacggtctcactcctgtgtgtgtcctcttgtgtatatTCAGGTGGGATAACACACAAAATCccgtcccacattccccacatacatgcggtctctcccctgtgtgtgtccactTGTGTGTCTTCAGctgggataaccgactaaatccattcccacattcctcacatacatgcggtctctcccctgtgtgtgtcctcttgtgtctgttcaggctggatacgtcactaaatcccttcccacattccccacatacatgcggtctctctcctgtgtgtgtcctcatgtgtgtgttcaagtgggataactgactaaataccttcccacattccccacatacatgcggtctttctcctgtgtgtgttctctggtGATTGTCCAGGTGGGATAACAcaataaatcccttcccacattccccacatacatgcggtctctctcctgtgtgtgtcctcttgtgtgtgttcaagttggataagtgactaaatcccttcccacattccccacatacatgcggtctctcccctgtgtgtgtcattttgtgtatattcaggctggataacacaaTAAATCccgtcccacattccccacatacatgcggtctctctcctgtgtgtgtcctcttgtgtgtgttcaagttggataagtgactaaatcccttcccacattccccacatacatgcggtctctctcctgtgtgtgtcctcttgtgtgtgttcaagttggataaccgactaaatcccttcccacattccccacatacatgccgTCTCTCCCCAGTCTGTGTTCTCTTCTGTGCattctggtctgataaccaagtcagactcttcacactttctccaagatcttttccgGTGGCAGCAGCTAACATATATgttttggaatgagaagcagttacattgtttattaattgccttgactggttgaaatatgcattttctgtcatatttattggaatattgcaagattgttctgtccttATCTTTTCCATGtactcatttgggtgtttgaacttcagatgtttgcggaggtaatcctgactgctaaagGCAGCCTTGCTGTGTTGGCATGGGTGAATTATTGGTGCTtggctttgtaaaaaaaaaaaaaaaaaaaagtcactgttacacaaactgtcttacaaaaggtcatgcaggagaggtaagttggcGTATCACAAAATgttcaggatgaaagtaaactgtacATTGTAAGAATGAAggtttagcacaacatgtgcagcacCAGGGCCAGGAGAGTGGAtgtagtggatcatacatttaaagtggatcataatatttaacgatttaaaaggaaatctcactaACTGCAAAACACCAATTAGAGTGACAGAAATCTTTTCAAACCCTTTGATAGATAGTAAGTCGATAGTTTCAGTTGTGAAGGTATAATTAAAAATTGTTTGTACAATGAATAGAATACATGTCTCATTAGAAGCTCACATATCAGTAACCGGGTGTTCCCGTTACCGCACCATGTAAAAGGTCTCTATTAGTTATAAGATGACCCAACTTTCTGCTAAATCAGGAACCAAATGcacatttattgtattttaacataTACAATGGTGGTGGGGATAATACAAAAACGATGCAAAATCATgaaatgtgattaaaaaaaaggaaTGTGATTCATTCCATTTAAGGTGACATCCCAGCACCCAAAAAAGGGCattcatcacatggtacatccaccaactcccttcattaccttagcggttagccactgagggggggttattaatgtattttaatattgttgatgtatttatttatttattaatgggTTACCATTTATCTCCAATGTGGATattctgcccccccacccccctgttgaAAGGGCCTAGTTATCCACAGTAATAATCAATGGTTTTACGTGTAATCtgtattttgaatgttctttttgttttgtttaaaacgtgtatgtattttgtgttaatgtttaaaaccacatttgtctaatagggatattgggcataaGTCTAGAAGGGGGCGTTGGTAGGGGATCTTGGTAATGACAGTAGTTGCCCCTGGGAGGGCGGGGAGGATTCCCATGGggttgggggggaagtggtggtgaaatgggttaacccctcaattaccttagcgactagaatggcaatgctttactggcCACTAACGGGGTCAACAGGGTTAGGTAATGTTTTTCTAAAtaaagtattaacccctttgctgcctgtggtatacctagggttaatgttattttgatTATAGGTTTCTGTAATAGTAgacattacagaagcctatgatagaaatattaacCCAATGCGCACACATTATTAACAGTCACGTTAATTCCCATATCGTGAGATTGGCCCAAATATCGCACCATTAAACTATTACCACAATCTTGATATATACCACCTTAAAATTGCAGTAATAACACCAGTTAGTTTATTATTTCCCCGTGTGAGATATTATCGCCACTTTAACAGAATTTGATGTATCTGAGCCGTAGGGGTTTGGTTTATGCCTGCGGGACAAACTAAGAACTAaccatgctttactagccactaaggtagcaAAGGGGGATAGATAGTGTAGTGTAATGTGTATATTATCCCCtgtgtggtcagctagtcatggaaatcGATGACTAGTTGACCCATGgactacttatttatttatttataaaatattttaccaggaagtaatacattgagagttacctctcgttttcaagtatgtcctgggcacagagtaaaacaaataatacatggttacaagtacagttacataaatgaacagggtatacattatatacaagacattgcgtgcacagtcaAAGAAAatttatattatgagcgtatgaaacagttacagaccaggttaaaatgtgagactgccttagatttgaaagaacttaaactggtggtggatgtgagagtctctggtaggttgttccagttttggggtgcacggaaggagaaggaggaacgtccggatactttgttgagccttgggaccatgaatagtcttttggagtctgatctcaggtgataggtgctgcatgtggtaggggtgaggagcttgttcaggtagctgggtagcttgcccatgaagaatttaaaggcaagacaggaaaggtgaactttgcgcctagactctagtgttgaccaatctagttctttgagcatttcgcagtgatgtgtgttgtagttgcattggagaacaaaacgacaaattgaattgtagagggtgtcaagtttgctaaggtgggtttgaggagccgagccatatactatgtctccatagtcaataattggcattagcatctgctgtgcgatacgctttctgaccaggagacttagggatgatttgttcctgtaaagtacccctagtttggcataggtcttggttgtcagggtatcaatgtgcatcccgaatgttaagtgggagtcaaaccataagcccaggtatttaaaactagtgacaggtgttagggtggtgttagcgttggttctaatcaggagctcagtcactggaagctttacaaatttagtcttggtcccaaataccattgttacagtcttgtcagtgtttaaaaacagtgtgttttgggaaatccagttttcgagtctcaaaaagtcagactgaagtatgtgttgaaggtcagtgaggctatggctgtgtgcatataggattgtgtcgtctgcatacatgtgtattgaggcttccttacaagctgtgggaagatcattaatgaacactgagaagagtagggaccccagaacagagccttgcgggacaccacaggtgatatccagggggttggagttagagcctgagatggacacatgttgggatcttcctgataggtaggactgaaaccagtttaaagcatgtttccctattccagagctctggagtttgttaagcaggatggcatgatcaactgtgtcaaaagcctttgcaaaatctaggaatactgcaccaatgagttgtccccgttccattccacactggatttcattgcaaacttttagcagggtagttacggtggagtgtttgggacgaaacccagattggaattggctagggaaatttgtcttggtgtagaaatcgcttaattgggagtggacacatttttccatgactttggatagaattgggagaagtgagattggcctgtagtttgagacagtgtttttgtccccacttttgaagattgggacaactctggcagttttccaggtcttagggatatggcctgcagacaggatagagttgactatggacgcaattggtttggcaatggctggggcaccaagtcgtaggaacctagattgtagtaagtcgggtccacattggctgcttagttttagtttgaggagcgcttgtataatctcctcttcagatactgggccaaattgaaaattgtgggcagtgttgggagggggtgggactgtagggatactcccaggatgagattcaggtttgtggtttgggcagCGTTTCGCTAatccacaaacctgaatctcatcctgggagtatccctacagccTACACttaggggttaatatgtactgaaATGTATTTTAACACCTATTTTATTatctattccatgttggtttagctcatcttgcctatgtatataatgggtaGTAtactggccattatatacatagaaaagacagggctaacaccagcctggagtaggtgataaaatatttgcggTATTTCTGCTGTTCCTCCTGTTCCAATAAATATCAGAACTTGATGTATGGTAGTCTTCACTTGAATATGCTGTATTATGCCTGTTTTGTATCGGATCTGATGCTTTTAACGGGTCcgataaaaagtgctttatttttggcgcTTGCAACGCTGATTCATTGCACGATAAGGCACTTTTTATATGGGCAGTAAATGGCATTTTTGGTTACtgcagcttgatgtatccagCCCATTGACTCAAGTCaggtttagtgatattaagttctagttgacccgtaatggtgtatgcagatctatcattatttgcaatttaacatcagtaataagacaatagagatgtaaaaaccacacaacacacatattcctgattaccttgtgctggcgcgttacttttccacagcatacccccttgataccaagctccttcccatattcatctccagaccaggagctctgtgtgtggggggaggtctgtgcaggttctgtagtagattttcctgtggtactggaacgccacaaggttctgttcttcctcgtttctcgcacaatttacaaacctaaaattgggacagttagtgaggtctcaaagtaatgtctatttCATAAAGGAAAAGCTGAAAAAGATACAAGTTTATAATAATGTgacttgtcttttctttcttctctacagTTTTTGAGAACAGAAGTTAATGGAGAGCAATGTACATACGATGGCTCACTTGTATGTACCCACATTTTAATTCAAATGGGAGCCACGAGCCACACCAGTGACTACTTTCTTATTACTTAAAAATACGTTCGTCCTTTAATAACAAACATACCTCTTAGGAGGGGGCAGGGCACCTTCAGCTGCATGCAGGGTGCTCGAATATATCAGCCAGGGGTACGTTTGCTATTTAAAAACCTTTGTGCATGGTGCTAGAATAGCGCAGCCCCATGTGAGGAGCTACTGGGGATGGAAGCACTCCGATCGCGAGCACATGTCCCGCCCCTATGACGTGATGACGAGGAGGACGAACGTATTCCATGATCCATATTTGTGGATGTTTcatgtaaacaggcactacttgtgcactgttataGCAGCTACTGACTCTGTTTCCTATACTGCATGCATACATGACACGCTACGATCCATACCTATGGATCTCACATATAAACAGGCACTACTTTTGCATTGTTAAAGCAGCTACTGATACTCCTAAGATTTATTTAGTTTTGTGACACCTGGCATACGCAGGTGCTCACTGTGACTACTTACCACAGAGCGCATCTGTCCACACCCTTACTGAGGGTACTTATTATATTACTCACCATATAACTGTGGTGGGGACATTAGTACTACTCTAGCTATCTTGGGCAGCTGTGTATGCTACTATTACTGTTCCAAGGAGTACAGACAGTATAGCGACCACTATCTAGTATTCATTCGTCCTATTTTAAATTCGCTGTATACTGGCTCATAAGAGTATTTCACTTGATCCACAGCGTTCCCcccaatattttttttcaaccaaaaaagtttttattgagtgcatggtacaatagTCACATTATCTCCCAACCCATTGTCTTATACAATAGTACCCACTACAACTCATATTATAAGTAGACTCACATAAGACATACTGGGGTTACGTACAGACCAACAAGACGTACAGACATACTACaccaggggggaggaagggagggtggggggggttgccACAGAACGATTTCAACTCAGCTGGGCTCATCTTGGAGGCTACGGTTCTCGCTAAGTTCTGGTCTTCTTGGGCTTTGAAGACTTCTGGTCCGAAAGATCTCCCAGTAACTGCAATTGTAGCGTTGGCTTCTGATCTCTCTGATGTATCCTGGCCCCTGCTTGTCCTTTTCTCTACCGAATTTAGTTATCCCCTTACGTTGATAGGATTCTATGTCTCCCTGTCCTCTACacttcatccaaggagaacgcgcctaGAGCTATTAGAGCAGTATGTTGAaggcattgacccctgggatatcgttcaggtctagccatggtgaccagactttgagAAAGTTTGTGCCGATGTCggtaaccagactcgttaactgttccatccggcaaacgtgccaaattcgatttctgatttttgggatatttggtagatccggttgcttccacaatgctgcgagttcgcacctcagggcagttgcaaaatgtgcaattaattagtgctccgacctgtttaaccccggggtgcgtctggccagcagaaacaaccaggggtccaaagggatcgtgcagtcgagaattctctgaagccaatttctgatctcctcccagattgggagtaccttggtgcaaccccacagcatgtgtagcaagtctgcctgctccccacattttgtagggcacaatggggggtaacctctgacaaactttgataatcgtgttggagtcagataccacctcattaggactttatacgcgttctcctttaatgtcgtgcaaatcgagctcttagctgccgccaagatgatttgatcccagtctttgtcctctaatgtgtctcctagatctctttcccatctgttcctatattttaatgtcacgtcagcgtcaggattcggacagaccaccgctttatacatcgtagagataagtcccttggttcctgttccagtagaacagagctgttcaaaattagtgcgttgagctcgaatgggaaatttatcatagaaagctcttagctggaggtatctaaagaattctgaatttggaattgatttttcagacttaatttgctcaaacggtttgatagatattctaccctccaggtgtcgaaggcgagtatagcccttctgtgtccatgtaataaaatctttcttctgcaggcatggagcgaaatcagggtttcccaaaattggggtcatcaaagagtgttgtctcatcaagacgtgtttatatttgcttttgtcccatactgccaaagagctgacaaccgcggggagcgggtgtgtgaagtccttgcggaccttatttgggagccagatcaggtcctgcaatgccaccggggcacagcaggccgtcTCCAGTTCTACCCAACGCCCCTGACTAGGGTGGGTATGCCACTGGATGATTtgagttaattgggccgctctatagtatgacaacaggcaaggtaccgctagtcctccttttgtagtgggtcgaattagtgtgctagttttgacgcggggggttttattacctcagataaatttcaccattgcggactgtaaccgaaggatctcttccctgcttatagggaccggaagagtctgaaataggtacagaattttgggaaggagattcatttttagtgattggatccttccgatccaggatatgttgtaccctgcccatttccggagatcttccttcagtgtccgaatTAGTCTGGGTTAATTAGCTTTATAGAGGGTGCCTG
Proteins encoded in this window:
- the LOC142466693 gene encoding uncharacterized protein LOC142466693, which gives rise to MEKIRTEQSCNIPINMTENAYFNQSRQLINNVTASHSKTYMLAAATGKDLGESVKSLTWLSDQNAQKRTQTGERRHVCGECGKGFSRLSNLNTHKRTHTGERPHVCGECGKGFSHLSNLNTHKRTHTGERPHVCGECGTGFIVLSSLNIHKMTHTGERPHVCGECGKGFSHLSNLNTHKRTHTGERPHVCGECGKGFIVLSHLDNHQRTHTGERPHVCGECGKVFSQLSHLNTHMRTHTGERPHVCGECGKGFSDVSSLNRHKRTHTGERPHVCEECGNGFSRLSQLKTHKWTHTGERPHVCGECGTGFCVLSHLNIHKRTHTGVRPYVCGECGKGFSDLSNLNTHKRTHTGERPHVCEECGNGFSRLSQLKTHKRTHTGERPHVCGECGKGFGQLSSLNRHKRTHTGERPHVCGECGNGFSRLSNLNIHKRTHTGERPHVCEECGNGFSQLSHLKTHKRTHTGERPHVCGEIGKGFSVLSHLDKHKRTHTGERPHVCGECGKGFGQLSSLNTHKRTHTGERPHVCGECGKGFSGLSNLKTHKRTHTGERPHVCGECGKGFSDLSNLKTHKRTHTGERPHVCGESGKGFSVLSHLDKHKRTHTGERPHVCGECGKGFGQLSSLNTHKMIHTGERPHVCGECGKAFRQLSSLNTHKTTHTGERPHVCGECGKGFGQLSSLNTHKMIHTG